A section of the Sedimentisphaera cyanobacteriorum genome encodes:
- a CDS encoding 2-oxoacid:acceptor oxidoreductase family protein: protein MKFGNVRAANVVLLGALSKGLDKLSEEAWLEAVKISVKPKFIDLNIKAFKTGREI from the coding sequence ATGAAGTTTGGGAACGTGCGGGCGGCGAATGTTGTGCTGCTGGGGGCTCTTTCAAAAGGGCTCGATAAGCTCAGCGAAGAGGCTTGGCTTGAGGCGGTGAAGATCAGCGTGAAGCCGAAATTTATAGATCTCAACATCAAGGCCTTCAAAACCGGAAGAGAAATTTAA
- a CDS encoding IS3 family transposase (programmed frameshift), whose product MRRSRFSESQILSILKESEAGLEVSDLTRKYGISRATFYNWKSKYSGIGGSEIRRLRELERENGKLKKMYADLSLENNVLKDLIEKNFLKPAERKDFARQAHSKGLCVQSSCKAAGISRGSFYYTPSRNDDAEVKRQIELVIDSRPRRGFPKIFDSIRRKGYSWNHKKVYRVYKENEFQLNNRKKNLIRQIERKPMPEATRANEIWSIDFMSDSLSNGRPFRAFNVIDEFNREALDIEIDTSLPSLRIIRSLELIGSDRGFPRFIRSDNGPEFRSLQFRRFCCRNRIRHRRIEAGKPQQNSFIERFNRSYREDILDMYSFKNLSEARNLTLDWLIEYNYERGHESLGGKTPVEYVRSFLPFTPQNNSEGAKGKNCCLKEFV is encoded by the exons ATGCGAAGATCGAGGTTTAGTGAAAGCCAGATACTTTCGATTCTCAAGGAGTCAGAAGCCGGTTTAGAGGTCAGTGATTTGACCAGGAAATACGGCATATCCCGTGCCACATTTTACAACTGGAAGAGCAAGTATTCTGGTATTGGCGGCAGTGAGATAAGGCGTTTACGCGAGTTAGAGCGAGAGAACGGCAAGCTCAAAAAGATGTATGCGGACTTATCATTAGAGAATAACGTTCTCAAGGATTTAATAGAAAAAAACT TTCTAAAGCCTGCCGAGCGAAAGGATTTTGCCAGGCAGGCACATTCTAAGGGCTTATGCGTGCAATCATCTTGTAAAGCAGCAGGCATCAGCCGGGGCAGTTTTTACTATACTCCTTCAAGAAACGATGATGCTGAGGTAAAAAGACAGATAGAGCTGGTAATAGATTCCCGTCCTCGACGCGGATTTCCAAAGATATTCGACAGTATCCGCCGCAAGGGATATAGCTGGAATCACAAAAAGGTTTATCGTGTTTATAAGGAAAATGAATTTCAGCTTAACAACCGTAAAAAGAATTTGATAAGGCAAATAGAGCGTAAACCTATGCCAGAAGCTACGAGAGCTAATGAGATATGGAGTATTGATTTTATGAGCGATAGTTTGAGTAATGGTCGGCCATTCAGGGCTTTCAACGTTATCGATGAGTTTAACCGTGAGGCATTGGATATTGAGATCGACACGAGCTTACCTTCGCTTCGCATAATTCGTAGCCTTGAATTAATAGGCTCTGATCGGGGTTTCCCCCGCTTTATTCGCAGCGATAATGGGCCGGAATTTAGGAGCCTTCAATTTCGCAGGTTCTGCTGCCGAAACAGAATCAGGCACCGCCGTATAGAAGCAGGCAAGCCTCAGCAAAACAGTTTTATTGAACGATTCAATCGGAGTTATCGAGAGGATATACTTGATATGTACAGTTTTAAGAATTTATCAGAAGCTCGTAATTTAACTTTAGATTGGCTTATAGAATATAATTATGAGCGTGGGCACGAATCACTGGGAGGGAAAACTCCTGTAGAGTATGTCCGCAGTTTTTTGCCTTTCACCCCTCAAAATAATTCTGAAGGGGCAAAAGGAAAAAACTGCTGTTTGAAGGAATTTGTCTAA
- a CDS encoding PEP-CTERM sorting domain-containing protein, whose translation MSNYYCSKTGERHKSVPEPSTLVLIGIGIWGFIKRDN comes from the coding sequence TTGTCTAATTATTACTGTTCAAAGACAGGGGAGAGGCACAAGAGTGTTCCAGAACCTTCTACGTTAGTGTTAATAGGAATTGGTATTTGGGGCTTTATTAAAAGAGATAATTAG